The Hemibagrus wyckioides isolate EC202008001 linkage group LG10, SWU_Hwy_1.0, whole genome shotgun sequence genome includes a window with the following:
- the btbd2a gene encoding BTB/POZ domain-containing protein 2a isoform X2 — MRCCVRLFQPSLQCSPCKMAAGESNSRSACLNPPNSGSLGNARPSNGAHSVPVSNLGSGSAGSAGNADPQAPGLDRDTALVSASTGSAQNPPRQSAPHNTASRDASRAASNMNMTATSTSSAAAAAASSSSSSSSSSSSSSSSSSSSSAGASAVSASVPGSPASVLVYREPVYNWQATKSTVKERFALAVGSAVFDAMFNGGMATTSTEIELPDVEPAAFLALLKFLYSDEVQIGPETVMTTLYTAKKYAVPALEAHCVEFLKKNLRADNAFMLLTQARLFDEPQLASLCLENIDKNTADALAAEGFTDIDLDTLVAVLERDTLGVREVRLFGAAVRWAEAETQRQQLQPTPENKRRVLGKALGLIRFPLMTIEEFAAGPAQSGILTDREVVSLFLHFTVNPKPHVEFIDRPRCCLRGKECSITRFGQVESRWGYSGTSDRIRFSVNRRIFVVGFGLYGSIHGPTDYQVNIQIIHTDSNTVLGQNDTGFSCDGTANTFRVMFKEPVEILPSVNYIACATLKGPDSHYGTKGMRKVTHEAPATGTKTCFTFCYAAGNNNGTSVEDGQIPELIFYT; from the exons ATGCGCTGTTGTGTGCGTTTATTCCAGCCCAGCCTGCAGTGCTCGCCGTGCAAGATGGCCGCGGGTGAGAGCAATAGCCGCTCCGCTTGTTTAAACCCTCCCAATTCAGGCTCGCTGGGCAACGCTCGGCCGAGCAACGGTGCTCACTCGGTACCCGTCAGCAACCTGGGCTCAGGGTCTGCAGGGTCCGCGGGGAACGCTGATCCCCAGGCGCCAGGCCTCGATCGAGACACCGCGCTGGTGTCCGCGAGCACCGGGAGCGCGCAAAATCCTCCGCGGCAGTCCGCGCCTCACAACACGGCGAGTAGGGACGCTTCTCGCGCCGCCTCCAACATGAACATGACGGCCACGTCGACGTCCAGCGCAGCAGCGGCGGCggcatcttcatcatcctcgtCGTcgtcgtcctcctcctcctcctcctcatcttcttcttcatcatctgcGGGCGCGTCCGCAGTCTCGGCCTCTGTCCCCGGCAGCCCAGCCTCAGTGCTCGTGTATCGTGAACCCGTTTACAACTGGCAGGCAACGAAAAGCACGGTGAAAGAAAG ATTTGCCCTCGCCGTTGGGAGCGCAGTGTTTGATGCCATGTTTAACGGCGGCATGGCCACTACATCCACCGAAATCGAGCTGCCCGACGTGGAACCTGCTGCTTTTCTGGCCCTCCTTAA GTTTCTGTACTCTGATGAGGTACAAATTGGGCCTGAGACAGTGATGACCACATTGTACACCGCAAAGAAATATGCAGTGCCTGCGCTCGAGGCACATTGCGTTGAGTTCCTGAAGAAAAACCTACGAGCTGACAATGCTTTTATGTTGCTTACCCAG GCACGGCTCTTCGACGAGCCACAGCTTGCCAGCCTTTGCCTCGAGAACATAGACAAGAACACAGCAGATGCACTCGCTGCTGAGGGCTTCACTGACATTGACCTGG ACACATTGGTGGCGGTACTGGAAAGGGACACACTTGGGGTGCGAGAGGTGCGTCTGTTTGGAGCAGCGGTACGCTGGGCTGAGGCTGAGACTCAGAGGCAGCAGCTGCAGCCCACACCAGAGAACAAGAGGCGAGTGCTGGGCAAAGCCCTCGGCCTCATCCGCTTCCCGCTCATGACCATAGAAGAGTTTGCAGCAG GTCCAGCTCAGTCAGGCATACTGACAGACCGAGAGGTGGTCAGCCTATTCCTGCACTTCACCGTTAACCCCAAACCTCACGTGGAGTTTATTGATCGCCCACGTTGTTGTCTGCGAGGGAAGGAGTGCAGCATCACACGCTTCGGGCAGGTGGAGAGCCGCTGGGGATACAGTGGGACCAGCGACCGCATCCG GTTTTCTGTCAATCGCAGGATATTTGTGGTGGGATTTGGGCTTTATGGCTCCATACATGGTCCAACTGACTATCAAGTCAACATCCAG ATCATTCACACAGACAGCAACACAGTCTTGGGGCAGAACGACACCGGTTTCAGCTGCGACGGCACGGCTAATACCTTccgtgtgatgtttaaagagcCTGTGGAGATTCTTCCTAGTGTCAACTACATTGCCTGCGCAACACTTAAG GGACCAGACTCCCACTACGGGACAAAGGGTATGCGCAAAGTCACTCATGAGGCTCCAGCTACAGGCACAAAGACCTGTTTTACCTTCTGCTATGCTGCGGGAAACAACAATGGCACTTCGGTTGAAGATGGACAAATTCCTGAGCTCATCTTCTACACGTAA
- the LOC131360122 gene encoding elongation factor 2, with amino-acid sequence MVNFTVDQIRAIMDKKSNIRNMSVIAHVDHGKSTLTDSLVSKAGIIASARAGETRFTDTRKDEQERCITIKSTAISLFYELGDNDLAFIKQCKDGSGFLINLIDSPGHVDFSSEVTAALRVTDGALVVVDCVSGVCVQTETVLRQAIGERIKPVLMMNKMDRALLELQLDPEELYQTFQRIVENVNVIISTYGEDENGPMGNIMIDPVVGTVGFGSGLHGWAFTLKQFAEMYVMKFAAKGDAQLGPAERCKKVEDMMKKLWGDRYFDPATGKFSKSATSPDGKKLPRTFAQLILDPIFKVFDAIMNFKKEETAKLIEKLDIKLDSEDKEKEGKPLLKAVMRRWLPAGEALLQMITIHLPSPVTAQKYRCELLYEGPGDDEAAMGIKNCDPKAPLMMYISKMVPTSDKGRFYAFGRVFSGCVSTGLKVRIMGPNYTPGKKEDLYLKPIQRTILMMGRYVEPIEDVPCGNIVGLVGVDQFLVKTGTITTFEHAHNMRVMKFSVSPVVRVAVEAKNPADLPKLVEGLKRLAKSDPMVQCIIEESGEHIIAGAGELHLEICLKDLEEDHACIPLKKSDPVVSYRETVSEESKQMCLSKSPNKHNRLFMKARPLAEGLPEDIDKGEVTSRQELKARARYLAEKYEWEVTEARKIWCFGPDGTGPNMLVDVTKGVQYLNEIKDSVVAGFQWASKEGVLCEENMRGIRFDIHDVTLHTDAIHRGGGQIIPTARRVLYACQLTAEPRLLEPVYLVEIQCPEAVVGGIYGVLNRKRGLVFEESQVMGTPMFVVKAYLPVNESFGFTADLRSNTSGQAFPQCVFDHWQILPGDPMEPSSKPSQIVADTRKRKGLKEGIPALDNYLDKL; translated from the exons ATG gTGAACTTTACCGTAGACCAGATCCGTGCCATCATGGACAAAAAGTCCAACATCCGTAACATGTCCGTGATTGCGCACGTGGACCATGGCAAATCCACTTTGACTGACTCGCTGGTGTCCAAGGCTGGTATCATCGCTTCAGCCCGTGCAGGAGAAACCCGTTTTACTGACACAAGAAAGGATGAACAGGAGCGTTGCATCACCATCAAATCCAC cGCCATCTCCCTGTTTTATGAGCTCGGTGACAACGACTTGGCCTTCATCAAGCAGTGTAAGGACGGTTCTGGCTTTCTTATCAACCTGATTGACTCCCCCGGGCACGTCGACTTCTCCTCTGAGGTGACCGCTGCTTTGCGTGTCACTGACGGAGCCTTGGTGGTCGTCGATTGTGTGTCTG gggtgtgtgtgcagaccGAGACTGTGCTGAGGCAGGCTATTGGTGAGCGAATTAAGCCTGTGCTGATGATGAACAAGATGGACCGTGCTTTGCTGGAGCTGCAGCTGGACCCAGAGGAGCTGTATCAGACTTTCCAGCGTATTGTGGAGAATGTCAATGTAATCATTTCCACCTACGGAGAGGATGAGAACGGACCCATGGGTAACATCATG ATTGATCCAGTTGTTGGTACTGTTGGGTTTGGGTCTGGACTGCATGGTTGGGCCTTCACCCTTAAGCAGTTTGCTGAGATGTATGTGATGAAGTTTGCTGCTAAGGGTGATGCCCAGCTTGGACCAGCAGAGCGCTGCAAGAAAGTGGAGGACATGATGAAAAAACTTTGGGGTGACAG ATATTTTGACCCTGCAACTGGAAAATTCAGCAAGTCTGCAACTAGCCCCGATGGCAAGAAGCTCCCCAGAACCTTTGCTCAGCTCATCCTGGATCCCATCTTTAAA GTATTTGATGCCATCATGAATTTCAAGAAGGAGGAGACAGCTAAGCTGATTGAGAAGTTGGACATCAAGTTGGATTCTGAGGACAAAGAGAAGGAAGGCAAGCCCCTGCTGAAGGCTGTAATGCGTCGCTGGCTGCCTGCTGGAGAGGCCCTGCTTCAAATGATTACCATCCATCTGCCTTCCCCAGTCACTGCTCAGAAATACCGTTGTGAGCTGCTGTATGAGGGACCTGGTGATGATGAGGCTGCTATGG GTATTAAGAACTGTGACCCCAAAGCTCCCCTTATGATGTACATCTCTAAGATGGTGCCCACTTCTGATAAGGGTCGTTTCTATGCCTTTGGTCGTGTCTTCTCTGGCTGTGTGTCCACTGGCCTGAAGGTGCGCATTATGGGACCAAATTACACTCCTGGCAAGAAGGAAGATCTTTACCTCAAACCCATTCAGAG GACCATTTTGATGATGGGCCGCTACGTTGAGCCCATTGAGGATGTGCCCTGTGGTAACATCGTGGGTCTGGTTGGTGTGGACCAGTTTTTGGTGAAGACCGGGACCATTACTACCTTTGAGCATGCCCATAACATGCGTGTGATGAAGTTCAGCGTCAGCCCTGTGGTGAGAGTGGCTGTGGAGGCCAAGAACCCTGCTGACCTGCCCAAGCTGGTTGAGGGTCTGAAACGTCTGGCCAAGTCTGATCCTATGGTACAGTGCATCATTGAGGAATCTGGAGAGCACATCATTGCTGGAGCTGGTGAGCTGCATCTTGAGATCTGCCTGAAGGATCTTGAAGAGGACCATGCCTGCATTCCACTGAAG AAATCCGACCCAGTTGTGTCCTACAGAGAAACCGTATCCGAGGAGTCCAAACAAATGTGCCTGTCTAAGTCCCCCAACAAGCACAACCGTTTGTTCATGAAGGCCCGTCCCCTGGCTGAAGGTCTGCCTGAAGATATTGATAAGGGTGAAGTCACCTCTAGGCAGGAGTTGAAGGCACGTGCCCGTTATCTGGCTGAGAAGTATGAGTGGGAGGTGACTGAGGCCCGTAAGATCTGGTGCTTTGGCCCTGATGGAACTGGCCCCAACATGCTTGTGGATGTGACCAAGGGAGTGCAGTACCTTAATGAGATCAAGGACAGCGTAGTCGCTGGCTTCCAGTGGGCCAGCAAGGAG GGTGTGCTTTGTGAGGAGAACATGCGTGGTATTCGCTTCGACATCCATGATGTAACCCTTCACACAGATGCCATTCACCGTGGTGGTGGCCAGATCATTCCTACAGCCCGCAGAGTGCTTTACGCCTGCCAGCTGACAGCCGAGCCCAGACTGCTTGAGCCTGTTTACCTGGTCGAGATCCAG TGCCCTGAGGCTGTTGTTGGTGGTATCTATGGTGTCCTGAACAGGAAGAGAGGCCTGGTGTTTGAGGAGTCCCAAGTCATGGGAACTCCCATGTTTGTGGTCAAGGCTTACCTGCCTGTCAACGAATCTTTTG GCTTCACCGCTGACCTTCGTTCCAACACCTCTGGTCAGGCCTTCCCACAGTGTGTGTTCGATCACTGGCAGATCCTTCCTGGAGATCCAATGGAGCCCAGCAGCAAGCCTTCTCAGATTGTGGCAGACACACGCAAGCGCAAGGGTCTCAAGGAAGGAATTCCAGCTCTGGATAACTACTTGGACAAATTGTAA
- the btbd2a gene encoding BTB/POZ domain-containing protein 2a isoform X1 translates to MRCCVRLFQPSLQCSPCKMAAGESNSRSACLNPPNSGSLGNARPSNGAHSVPVSNLGSGSAGSAGNADPQAPGLDRDTALVSASTGSAQNPPRQSAPHNTASRDASRAASNMNMTATSTSSAAAAAASSSSSSSSSSSSSSSSSSSSSAGASAVSASVPGSPASVLVYREPVYNWQATKSTVKERFAFLFNNEVLSDVHFLVGKGMGVQRIPAHRFALAVGSAVFDAMFNGGMATTSTEIELPDVEPAAFLALLKFLYSDEVQIGPETVMTTLYTAKKYAVPALEAHCVEFLKKNLRADNAFMLLTQARLFDEPQLASLCLENIDKNTADALAAEGFTDIDLDTLVAVLERDTLGVREVRLFGAAVRWAEAETQRQQLQPTPENKRRVLGKALGLIRFPLMTIEEFAAGPAQSGILTDREVVSLFLHFTVNPKPHVEFIDRPRCCLRGKECSITRFGQVESRWGYSGTSDRIRFSVNRRIFVVGFGLYGSIHGPTDYQVNIQIIHTDSNTVLGQNDTGFSCDGTANTFRVMFKEPVEILPSVNYIACATLKGPDSHYGTKGMRKVTHEAPATGTKTCFTFCYAAGNNNGTSVEDGQIPELIFYT, encoded by the exons ATGCGCTGTTGTGTGCGTTTATTCCAGCCCAGCCTGCAGTGCTCGCCGTGCAAGATGGCCGCGGGTGAGAGCAATAGCCGCTCCGCTTGTTTAAACCCTCCCAATTCAGGCTCGCTGGGCAACGCTCGGCCGAGCAACGGTGCTCACTCGGTACCCGTCAGCAACCTGGGCTCAGGGTCTGCAGGGTCCGCGGGGAACGCTGATCCCCAGGCGCCAGGCCTCGATCGAGACACCGCGCTGGTGTCCGCGAGCACCGGGAGCGCGCAAAATCCTCCGCGGCAGTCCGCGCCTCACAACACGGCGAGTAGGGACGCTTCTCGCGCCGCCTCCAACATGAACATGACGGCCACGTCGACGTCCAGCGCAGCAGCGGCGGCggcatcttcatcatcctcgtCGTcgtcgtcctcctcctcctcctcctcatcttcttcttcatcatctgcGGGCGCGTCCGCAGTCTCGGCCTCTGTCCCCGGCAGCCCAGCCTCAGTGCTCGTGTATCGTGAACCCGTTTACAACTGGCAGGCAACGAAAAGCACGGTGAAAGAAAGGTTCGCGTTTCTGTTCAACAACGAGGTGCTGAGCGACGTCCATTTTTTGGTGGGGAAGGGGATGGGAGTGCAGCGCATTCCTGCGCACAG ATTTGCCCTCGCCGTTGGGAGCGCAGTGTTTGATGCCATGTTTAACGGCGGCATGGCCACTACATCCACCGAAATCGAGCTGCCCGACGTGGAACCTGCTGCTTTTCTGGCCCTCCTTAA GTTTCTGTACTCTGATGAGGTACAAATTGGGCCTGAGACAGTGATGACCACATTGTACACCGCAAAGAAATATGCAGTGCCTGCGCTCGAGGCACATTGCGTTGAGTTCCTGAAGAAAAACCTACGAGCTGACAATGCTTTTATGTTGCTTACCCAG GCACGGCTCTTCGACGAGCCACAGCTTGCCAGCCTTTGCCTCGAGAACATAGACAAGAACACAGCAGATGCACTCGCTGCTGAGGGCTTCACTGACATTGACCTGG ACACATTGGTGGCGGTACTGGAAAGGGACACACTTGGGGTGCGAGAGGTGCGTCTGTTTGGAGCAGCGGTACGCTGGGCTGAGGCTGAGACTCAGAGGCAGCAGCTGCAGCCCACACCAGAGAACAAGAGGCGAGTGCTGGGCAAAGCCCTCGGCCTCATCCGCTTCCCGCTCATGACCATAGAAGAGTTTGCAGCAG GTCCAGCTCAGTCAGGCATACTGACAGACCGAGAGGTGGTCAGCCTATTCCTGCACTTCACCGTTAACCCCAAACCTCACGTGGAGTTTATTGATCGCCCACGTTGTTGTCTGCGAGGGAAGGAGTGCAGCATCACACGCTTCGGGCAGGTGGAGAGCCGCTGGGGATACAGTGGGACCAGCGACCGCATCCG GTTTTCTGTCAATCGCAGGATATTTGTGGTGGGATTTGGGCTTTATGGCTCCATACATGGTCCAACTGACTATCAAGTCAACATCCAG ATCATTCACACAGACAGCAACACAGTCTTGGGGCAGAACGACACCGGTTTCAGCTGCGACGGCACGGCTAATACCTTccgtgtgatgtttaaagagcCTGTGGAGATTCTTCCTAGTGTCAACTACATTGCCTGCGCAACACTTAAG GGACCAGACTCCCACTACGGGACAAAGGGTATGCGCAAAGTCACTCATGAGGCTCCAGCTACAGGCACAAAGACCTGTTTTACCTTCTGCTATGCTGCGGGAAACAACAATGGCACTTCGGTTGAAGATGGACAAATTCCTGAGCTCATCTTCTACACGTAA